One stretch of Desulfatibacillum aliphaticivorans DSM 15576 DNA includes these proteins:
- a CDS encoding amidohydrolase, with product MNHTSNGTAPPPNARKNRRNPYLSALLLITALAMTMSTAGCFSAKNASTLYYGGDILTMSETDPETVEAVLVKNGKIAAMGSHKTVLAQKDPETEFLDLQGKTLMPGFIGVHTHPDLSAYLYSFTDLSGFTNNSPEEVWAKLRDAAASAEKGEWIFCKGFDPMLVKGLKAPTIQELDAMAPNNPVVILAQSLHSAWANSLAFEKIGITTDTPAPAVGSYYEKDENGNLTGFIAEVQAIEPFGNAAIKKFNIKQNVVEVYKEYMSRGITSITTMGMFAKDKKPFMLYEHLSSDHPKYLHRALDLVGLLPNKTPTVRHFVYIKHDTPFLIPDQVENGDDFFKVVGVKLWYDGSPYTGSMYLKEPYLESDLTQNGLGLPRNHRGEPVIPKDEFYNALKTWHDKGWQLSVHSQGDQSTLEVLNMLKQAMAETGERGHRHRIEHGVLLPPELLGEMKQMNMAPSFHVNHIYYYGEALRDDILGEARAEKMLPVHSAMAEGLTCSLHADAPMYPEDPLSLLQTAVTRKTKSGQIIGAGERITVMEGLKALTIDSAWQLHMEKKIGSIEPGKYADFVILDANPLKVDPANLRGIQVLTTIVNGVETWKR from the coding sequence ATGAATCATACCAGCAATGGAACTGCGCCGCCCCCTAACGCCCGCAAAAACCGCCGCAACCCGTATTTGTCAGCTTTGCTGCTCATTACGGCCCTGGCTATGACAATGTCCACCGCAGGCTGCTTCTCCGCTAAAAACGCCTCGACCTTGTATTACGGCGGCGACATCCTCACCATGAGCGAAACCGACCCTGAAACCGTGGAAGCCGTGCTGGTGAAAAACGGCAAAATCGCCGCCATGGGCTCTCACAAAACGGTCCTGGCGCAAAAAGATCCGGAAACGGAATTCCTGGACTTGCAGGGAAAAACCCTCATGCCGGGCTTCATCGGGGTGCACACCCACCCGGATCTCTCCGCCTATTTGTACAGCTTCACGGACCTGAGCGGCTTCACCAACAATTCGCCGGAAGAAGTCTGGGCCAAACTCCGCGACGCAGCCGCCAGCGCCGAAAAGGGCGAATGGATTTTTTGCAAAGGATTTGACCCCATGCTGGTCAAAGGACTGAAGGCTCCGACCATCCAGGAACTGGACGCCATGGCGCCGAACAACCCTGTGGTGATCCTGGCCCAAAGCCTTCACTCCGCTTGGGCCAACTCCCTGGCCTTTGAAAAAATAGGAATCACGACGGACACCCCAGCCCCCGCCGTGGGCAGTTATTACGAGAAGGACGAAAACGGAAACCTGACCGGATTCATCGCCGAGGTCCAGGCCATCGAGCCTTTCGGCAATGCCGCTATCAAGAAGTTCAACATCAAGCAAAACGTAGTGGAAGTCTACAAGGAGTATATGAGCCGAGGCATCACTTCCATCACCACCATGGGCATGTTCGCCAAGGACAAAAAGCCCTTTATGCTCTACGAGCACTTGTCCTCCGATCACCCCAAATACCTCCACCGCGCCCTGGATCTGGTTGGATTGCTCCCCAACAAAACGCCCACGGTGAGGCATTTCGTGTACATCAAGCACGACACGCCCTTTTTGATCCCGGATCAAGTGGAAAACGGAGACGATTTCTTTAAGGTGGTGGGCGTCAAGCTCTGGTACGACGGCTCGCCATACACGGGCTCCATGTACCTGAAGGAGCCCTACCTGGAATCCGACCTGACCCAAAACGGGCTGGGACTCCCCCGCAACCACCGGGGCGAGCCGGTCATCCCAAAGGACGAATTCTACAACGCTCTCAAAACTTGGCACGACAAAGGCTGGCAGCTCAGCGTCCATTCCCAGGGGGATCAATCCACCCTGGAAGTGCTTAACATGCTCAAGCAGGCCATGGCCGAAACAGGAGAACGGGGCCATCGCCACCGGATCGAGCACGGCGTGCTTCTTCCGCCCGAACTCCTGGGCGAAATGAAGCAAATGAACATGGCGCCCAGTTTTCATGTCAACCATATCTATTATTATGGAGAAGCCCTTCGGGACGACATCCTGGGAGAAGCCCGCGCAGAAAAAATGCTGCCCGTCCACAGCGCCATGGCCGAAGGCCTGACCTGCTCGCTGCATGCCGACGCGCCCATGTACCCGGAAGATCCTTTAAGCCTGCTCCAAACCGCCGTCACCCGGAAAACCAAGTCCGGCCAAATTATCGGCGCCGGGGAGAGAATCACGGTCATGGAAGGCCTGAAAGCCCTTACCATCGATTCCGCCTGGCAGCTTCATATGGAGAAAAAAATCGGCAGCATCGAGCCCGGCAAATACGCCGACTTCGTCATCCTGGACGCCAATCCCTTAAAGGTCGATCCCGCAAATCTTCGTGGCATCCAGGTCCTCACAACCATCGTCAACGGCGTGGAAACCTGGAAGCGATAA
- a CDS encoding TetR/AcrR family transcriptional regulator — MPKSTFNNLPLEKRERILRVAAELFAQTGYTKTDVALIAREAGVAKGSMYNYFESKDDIYVHVCARALEQSRTAVYGGIDKSWDIYRQIDHIFRKGSAFAMESPEFVLLYLNVSSVGMERFAEALTREVEHYTANHLRNLIRKGMEAGIVRPDINASMTAFFINSMYIVLLLSFVSRHFQIRLLEYLEIEGDMEELDREAILDQLVGMIESMLKPAAPLNDN, encoded by the coding sequence ATGCCGAAATCCACCTTCAATAATCTGCCGTTGGAAAAAAGGGAGCGCATCCTCAGGGTGGCCGCCGAACTTTTTGCACAAACAGGCTACACCAAGACCGACGTGGCTCTCATCGCCCGGGAAGCCGGGGTGGCCAAGGGGTCGATGTACAATTATTTCGAGTCCAAGGACGACATTTATGTGCATGTTTGCGCACGGGCTCTGGAGCAGTCCCGGACGGCGGTGTACGGCGGCATTGACAAGTCCTGGGACATATACAGGCAGATCGATCACATCTTCCGCAAAGGCTCGGCCTTTGCCATGGAAAGCCCGGAATTCGTGCTTCTTTATTTAAATGTATCCTCCGTGGGCATGGAGCGATTCGCCGAAGCCCTCACCCGGGAGGTGGAGCACTACACGGCCAATCATCTTAGAAATCTTATCCGCAAAGGCATGGAAGCGGGAATCGTCAGGCCGGACATCAACGCCAGCATGACGGCGTTCTTCATCAACAGCATGTACATCGTGCTCCTGCTTTCTTTCGTGTCGCGGCATTTTCAAATACGTTTGCTGGAATATCTGGAAATCGAAGGGGACATGGAAGAGTTGGACCGGGAGGCCATCCTGGATCAACTGGTCGGAATGATCGAGTCCATGCTCAAACCGGCTGCGCCCCTGAACGACAATTAA
- a CDS encoding SDR family NAD(P)-dependent oxidoreductase: MYDDLKGQVALITGAGKTTGIGYAIAEKMAACGADVVITDLGGPGPRESEQAPPTTEEMNETAAGLAAKYGVKVIAVEMDVTDTESVNKMVEVVKAEFGRMDALFNNAGASFGVPSTIHDYDEGAWLRTIDVNLHGVYRVSKALAPMLRENKGRIVNVASRAGKFPALFNGAYSVAKAGVIMLSKVMAKELGGEGVRVNAICPGQIMTDLQRWRLNLEAQVFQTTFEDRKAEMCKTIPLGYIAEPEEVASLAVYLVSKESSYLTGQAINVTGGQLMEL, translated from the coding sequence ATGTACGATGATTTAAAAGGACAAGTCGCCCTGATAACCGGCGCGGGCAAAACCACGGGAATCGGCTACGCCATTGCGGAAAAAATGGCCGCTTGCGGCGCCGACGTGGTGATTACGGATCTGGGAGGCCCCGGCCCCCGCGAATCCGAGCAGGCGCCCCCCACCACCGAGGAAATGAACGAGACGGCCGCCGGCCTGGCAGCCAAATACGGCGTCAAGGTGATCGCCGTGGAAATGGACGTCACCGACACCGAATCCGTGAACAAAATGGTGGAAGTGGTCAAGGCGGAGTTCGGCAGGATGGACGCCTTGTTCAACAACGCGGGAGCATCATTCGGCGTGCCCAGCACGATCCACGACTACGACGAAGGCGCCTGGCTCAGAACCATCGACGTGAACCTCCACGGCGTGTACCGGGTGTCCAAGGCCTTGGCCCCCATGCTGCGGGAAAACAAGGGCCGCATCGTCAACGTGGCCTCCCGGGCCGGCAAGTTCCCCGCCCTTTTTAACGGCGCCTACTCCGTGGCCAAGGCGGGCGTGATCATGCTTTCCAAGGTCATGGCCAAGGAGCTGGGCGGCGAAGGCGTGCGCGTAAACGCCATATGCCCCGGCCAGATCATGACCGACCTCCAAAGGTGGCGCCTCAACCTGGAAGCCCAGGTGTTCCAGACCACATTTGAAGACCGGAAAGCCGAAATGTGCAAGACCATCCCCCTGGGATACATCGCCGAGCCTGAGGAAGTGGCCTCCCTGGCGGTTTATCTGGTTTCCAAGGAATCTTCGTACCTGACCGGCCAGGCGATCAACGTCACGGGCGGCCAGTTGATGGAACTGTAA
- a CDS encoding thiamine pyrophosphate-binding protein, which translates to MECQAECKMGAQLAAEALVDLGVEVIFTLSGGHITPIYQFLEDTDIKLMDTRHEQAAVFMAEAYGRMTRKPGIAMVTAGPGFTNALTPIANARLSNTPLVLISGVVGIESVDKLDLQDMRQAPVIEPMVKKALVCHHPERVYEYIDMAMRIASTGRPGPVYLELPVDMLNCKPEAAKVKRLATQVECRPADLSKAPAILEMIEQANTPMIIAGSGAWYSDAGDELQKFVEMTNIPIFTSTQGRGIVSDDHPLCFEGSLAIRPGAAMMASFSTDLLIMLGSRFSLYYIFGDIFPPTCKIVQVDIEPQELGHNKAVDLPVTSDIKPLIAEMIRLVEEKGNGAAMQEKYAGWVKTLEQANIDGRVEANAQWESPESPIHPMRLAREVDNFMNLESDIVCADGGDTSVWMGMTRTVRKGGTYLDSGLYGCLGVGIPYANAAKFHNPDSRVCLITGDGSTGFNFMEFETSIRKGLPIVVVISNDLGWGMIRHSQELRLGHAIEDGTWIGRVDYHKMIEPLGGVGFLVEKPEDIRPALEEAFKTGKTCCINVMTDPTTISPGSTALANLGAYSV; encoded by the coding sequence ATGGAATGCCAAGCAGAATGCAAAATGGGCGCACAACTGGCTGCTGAAGCCCTGGTCGACCTGGGCGTGGAAGTCATCTTCACCCTGAGCGGCGGTCACATCACCCCCATCTATCAGTTTCTGGAAGACACCGACATCAAGCTCATGGACACCCGTCATGAGCAAGCCGCGGTCTTCATGGCCGAAGCATACGGCCGCATGACCCGCAAACCCGGCATCGCCATGGTGACGGCGGGCCCCGGCTTCACCAACGCCCTGACCCCCATCGCCAACGCGCGTCTTTCCAACACGCCCCTGGTTCTCATCTCCGGCGTGGTGGGCATCGAATCCGTGGACAAACTGGACCTTCAGGACATGCGCCAGGCGCCGGTCATCGAGCCCATGGTGAAAAAAGCCCTGGTCTGCCATCATCCTGAAAGGGTGTATGAGTACATCGACATGGCCATGCGCATCGCCTCCACCGGCAGGCCCGGCCCCGTGTACCTGGAACTCCCCGTGGACATGCTGAACTGCAAGCCCGAAGCCGCCAAGGTAAAACGCCTGGCCACCCAGGTGGAATGCCGTCCCGCGGACTTGTCCAAGGCTCCGGCCATCCTGGAAATGATCGAGCAGGCCAACACCCCCATGATCATTGCGGGCTCCGGCGCATGGTATTCCGATGCCGGAGACGAGTTGCAAAAGTTCGTGGAAATGACCAACATCCCGATCTTCACCTCCACCCAAGGCCGCGGCATCGTCTCCGACGACCACCCCCTGTGCTTTGAAGGCTCCCTGGCCATCCGCCCGGGCGCAGCCATGATGGCCAGCTTCAGCACCGACCTGCTCATCATGCTGGGCAGCCGCTTCAGCCTGTACTACATCTTCGGCGACATCTTCCCGCCCACCTGCAAGATCGTCCAGGTGGACATCGAACCTCAGGAACTGGGCCACAATAAGGCCGTGGACCTGCCCGTAACCAGCGACATCAAGCCTCTGATCGCTGAAATGATCCGTCTGGTGGAAGAAAAAGGCAATGGCGCCGCCATGCAGGAAAAATACGCCGGATGGGTCAAAACCCTGGAACAAGCCAATATCGACGGCCGCGTGGAAGCCAACGCCCAGTGGGAAAGCCCGGAATCCCCCATCCACCCCATGCGCCTGGCTCGCGAAGTGGACAACTTCATGAACCTGGAATCCGACATCGTGTGCGCCGACGGCGGCGACACCTCCGTGTGGATGGGCATGACCCGCACCGTGCGCAAGGGCGGAACCTACCTGGACTCCGGCCTGTACGGATGCCTGGGCGTGGGCATTCCTTACGCCAATGCAGCCAAGTTCCATAATCCCGACAGCCGCGTTTGCCTGATCACCGGCGACGGCTCCACGGGCTTTAACTTCATGGAATTCGAAACCTCCATCCGCAAGGGCCTGCCCATCGTCGTGGTCATCTCCAACGACCTGGGCTGGGGCATGATCCGTCACAGCCAGGAACTGCGTCTGGGGCACGCCATTGAAGACGGCACCTGGATCGGCCGCGTGGATTACCACAAGATGATCGAACCTTTGGGCGGCGTGGGCTTTTTGGTTGAAAAACCCGAAGACATTCGTCCGGCCCTGGAAGAAGCCTTCAAGACCGGCAAAACCTGCTGCATCAACGTCATGACCGATCCCACGACCATCAGCCCAGGCAGCACCGCTTTGGCGAACCTGGGGGCGTATTCAGTATAA
- a CDS encoding bile acid:sodium symporter family protein, protein MDPAVIDQIHLNFNQKSLLGINAAIALMMLGVSLDLKLEDFKRILVSPKAPAIGLLAQFILLPAFTFGLTMILPKSMLIPSMAMGMILVASCPGGNLSNIITYLAKGNCAVSISMTAISSCAAIFMTPLNLAIWGSLNPNTAPILQEVHLSPSDVFVTIFVILGIPMAIGITLSKVFPNLANKVRKPFKIFSLSVFMLIVLGALLANWQNFINVVGLVALAVFIHNALALTLGYTSGHLAKLPVRDKRAVAIEVGIQNSALGLLLVFNFFGGLGGMAIVVAWWGIWHIIAGLVVSQIFSRSKLPPEEEDADTCTV, encoded by the coding sequence ATGGACCCAGCGGTTATTGACCAAATACATCTGAATTTCAACCAGAAGAGCCTTTTAGGCATCAACGCGGCCATTGCCCTTATGATGCTGGGCGTGTCCCTGGACCTGAAACTGGAAGACTTCAAACGCATTCTGGTTTCACCCAAGGCGCCGGCTATCGGGTTGCTCGCCCAGTTCATACTGCTTCCGGCCTTCACCTTCGGCCTCACCATGATCCTGCCCAAGTCCATGCTCATACCGTCCATGGCAATGGGCATGATCCTGGTGGCGTCATGTCCGGGAGGCAATCTGTCTAACATCATTACCTACCTGGCAAAGGGCAATTGCGCGGTGTCTATCAGCATGACGGCCATTTCCAGTTGCGCGGCCATCTTCATGACGCCCCTGAACCTTGCCATCTGGGGCTCCTTGAACCCGAACACCGCGCCGATTTTGCAGGAGGTGCACTTAAGCCCCTCGGATGTGTTCGTGACCATATTCGTCATCTTGGGCATTCCCATGGCCATCGGCATCACCTTGTCCAAGGTGTTTCCCAACCTGGCCAACAAGGTCAGGAAGCCGTTCAAGATTTTCTCCTTGAGCGTCTTCATGCTCATCGTCCTGGGCGCCCTGCTGGCCAACTGGCAGAACTTCATCAACGTGGTGGGGCTGGTGGCCCTGGCCGTGTTCATCCATAACGCCCTGGCCCTGACCTTGGGCTACACAAGCGGACATCTGGCCAAATTGCCCGTCCGCGACAAACGGGCGGTTGCCATCGAGGTGGGAATCCAGAATTCGGCCCTGGGCCTGCTTTTGGTCTTCAACTTTTTCGGCGGCCTGGGCGGCATGGCCATTGTCGTGGCGTGGTGGGGCATCTGGCACATCATTGCCGGGTTGGTGGTCTCCCAGATATTCTCCCGGAGTAAACTACCGCCCGAGGAAGAAGACGCCGATACATGCACCGTGTAA
- a CDS encoding SDR family oxidoreductase: MRNFKNKVVVVTGAAGGLGKAICRRFAKAGAQIAATDMIPDQVEALEKELKGAGVPCKGYVLDVTDEDACWKVMESVVKDMGRIDVLVNNAGITHRSAFQETRTAVYRKVMDVNFFGSLYCTKAAIDQLIKNKGAITVISSVAGVSPLLGRTGYSASKHALHGLFGSLRSEMSDKGVDVTIVCPGFTKTNIDKAALDFDGKPTKNPQSTVGKIATPQETAQEVFFATARQKPLAVLSMVGKLSWIIHRLHPPLFERIMTNSVKHELEHD, from the coding sequence ATGAGAAACTTCAAAAACAAAGTAGTGGTGGTGACGGGCGCGGCCGGCGGCCTGGGTAAAGCCATTTGCCGGAGATTCGCCAAGGCCGGCGCCCAAATAGCCGCAACGGACATGATCCCGGACCAGGTGGAGGCGCTGGAGAAGGAACTTAAAGGAGCAGGAGTCCCCTGTAAAGGATACGTCCTGGACGTCACGGACGAAGACGCCTGCTGGAAGGTCATGGAATCCGTCGTAAAAGACATGGGCCGCATCGACGTTCTGGTCAACAACGCGGGCATCACCCACCGCAGCGCCTTTCAGGAAACCCGGACCGCCGTGTACCGCAAAGTCATGGACGTGAACTTTTTCGGGTCCCTGTACTGCACCAAGGCGGCCATCGACCAACTGATAAAGAACAAAGGCGCCATCACGGTCATCAGCTCCGTGGCCGGGGTTTCCCCCCTGCTGGGGCGCACGGGATATTCGGCCAGCAAGCACGCGCTGCACGGCCTGTTCGGATCCCTCCGGTCCGAGATGAGCGACAAAGGCGTGGACGTGACCATCGTCTGCCCGGGATTCACCAAGACGAATATTGACAAGGCAGCCCTGGATTTCGACGGTAAGCCGACGAAAAACCCCCAATCCACGGTGGGAAAAATCGCCACGCCTCAGGAAACCGCCCAGGAAGTCTTTTTCGCCACGGCGCGACAAAAGCCCCTGGCAGTCCTGTCCATGGTGGGCAAGCTGTCGTGGATCATCCACAGGCTGCACCCGCCCCTGTTCGAGCGCATTATGACCAATTCGGTCAAGCACGAACTGGAGCACGATTGA
- the xsc gene encoding sulfoacetaldehyde acetyltransferase: protein MAKVKMTPSEALVETLVAEGVENIFGIVGSAYMDALDLFPTAGIRFISVAHEQAACHAADGLARVTGKPQACIAQNGPGAANFVSAMTAAYWAHSPVVAITPEAGTLGIGTGGFQELDQMPMFHEQTVYQVRVNAAQRMAELSRRAFYMAKTYNGPTQLNIPRDLFYGVCEDEIYTTPEITYGSGPRQSLEEAAKLLAEAKYPVILAGGGVSQADAIAELKALAEYLTAPVVNSYLHNDTFPSSHKLSVGPIGYCGSKAAMRTIAKADVVLALGSRLGPFGTLPQYDMTYWPENAKIIQVDVNPAVLGLSKRVELAVLADCREFAKEVFTLVKAAKPGLEEDKARLEDVAKEKKIWDDELEKWSSSTNKLMHPRRFLWELSRAVPEGSIVATDIGNNSSMCNSYFQFNGARQHISALSWGNCGFAYGAAMGAKLGCPDKAVFAFQGDGAYGISGIAEVMTAVRENIPIIAIVANNYEWGAEKKNQIDYYDNRFIGANLRENPNYAQLAEDMGGKGYRVENYDEVGDVVKDAVASGKPCVIEGVIQGGEEVLAEPFRRDALKKAYRMLPKYEHLNVK from the coding sequence ATGGCCAAAGTAAAAATGACCCCCAGCGAGGCTTTAGTGGAAACCCTTGTGGCTGAAGGCGTGGAAAACATCTTCGGCATCGTGGGCTCCGCTTATATGGACGCCCTGGACCTCTTTCCCACGGCGGGCATCCGCTTCATCTCCGTGGCTCACGAACAAGCCGCTTGCCACGCAGCAGACGGCCTTGCCCGCGTGACCGGCAAGCCCCAGGCCTGCATCGCCCAGAACGGCCCCGGCGCCGCCAACTTCGTGTCCGCCATGACCGCCGCGTATTGGGCTCACTCCCCCGTGGTCGCCATCACTCCCGAAGCCGGCACCTTGGGCATCGGAACCGGAGGATTCCAGGAACTGGACCAGATGCCCATGTTCCATGAACAAACCGTGTATCAGGTCCGCGTAAACGCGGCCCAGCGCATGGCCGAGCTCTCCCGCCGGGCCTTCTACATGGCCAAGACTTACAACGGCCCCACCCAGTTGAACATCCCCCGGGATCTGTTCTACGGCGTGTGCGAAGACGAAATTTACACCACCCCGGAAATCACTTACGGCTCCGGCCCCAGGCAGTCCCTGGAAGAGGCCGCCAAGCTCCTGGCCGAAGCAAAATACCCCGTGATCCTGGCCGGCGGCGGCGTGTCCCAGGCGGACGCAATCGCCGAACTCAAGGCCCTGGCCGAGTACCTGACCGCGCCTGTCGTCAATTCCTATCTGCATAACGATACATTCCCGTCCTCCCATAAGCTGTCCGTAGGCCCCATCGGCTACTGCGGCTCCAAGGCGGCCATGCGCACCATCGCCAAGGCGGACGTGGTCCTGGCCCTGGGCTCCCGTCTCGGACCCTTCGGCACCCTGCCCCAGTACGACATGACCTACTGGCCGGAAAACGCCAAGATCATCCAGGTGGATGTGAATCCCGCCGTGCTCGGCCTGTCCAAGCGGGTGGAGCTGGCCGTCCTGGCTGACTGCCGCGAATTCGCCAAGGAAGTGTTTACGCTGGTCAAGGCCGCCAAACCCGGCCTGGAAGAAGACAAAGCCCGCCTGGAAGACGTGGCCAAGGAAAAGAAAATCTGGGACGACGAACTGGAAAAATGGTCCAGCTCCACCAACAAGCTCATGCATCCCCGCCGCTTCCTGTGGGAGCTCTCCAGGGCTGTGCCTGAGGGATCCATCGTGGCCACGGACATCGGAAACAACTCGTCCATGTGCAACTCCTACTTCCAGTTCAACGGCGCTCGTCAGCACATCTCCGCGCTGTCCTGGGGCAACTGCGGCTTCGCTTACGGCGCGGCCATGGGCGCCAAACTGGGATGCCCGGACAAAGCGGTCTTCGCCTTCCAGGGCGACGGCGCCTACGGCATCAGCGGCATCGCCGAAGTCATGACCGCCGTGCGCGAGAATATTCCCATCATCGCCATCGTGGCCAACAACTACGAATGGGGCGCTGAAAAGAAAAACCAGATCGATTACTACGACAACCGCTTCATCGGCGCCAACCTGAGGGAAAACCCCAACTACGCCCAACTGGCGGAAGACATGGGCGGCAAGGGTTACCGGGTGGAAAACTACGACGAAGTGGGCGACGTGGTCAAAGACGCCGTGGCTTCCGGAAAGCCCTGCGTCATCGAAGGCGTCATCCAGGGCGGCGAAGAGGTTCTGGCCGAACCCTTCCGCCGGGACGCTCTCAAGAAAGCATACCGCATGCTTCCCAAGTACGAGCACCTGAACGTAAAATAG
- a CDS encoding AAA family ATPase, whose amino-acid sequence MKIKYADITNFKGLRHCHIDFTDYDKPRQITALLGDNGSGKTTVLQAIGLVLSMAARRTPSTDAFQWHGFLADRIGSLGKTRVELSIDFDQTETSTISKLSYEYSQLFPPNHDSDFFPHLPSGAPNIKLVLEDGVLSSPEGPAAINAFAGRYTIEKLSKARPEFRKEYTKLGSIFWFDQMRSLGQSLSSANGAEKPEYAESWQMGVEQLREYLVGWWAHHTTSEKKEGAKDYIPALSEKFNMIFPGVRFKGVSPRGSGSGRISDFFFLLEREGKTFDIAEMSSGEQAVFPLIYEFVRLDIAKSIVLIDELELHLHPPQQQALLAALPKIGPDCQYIITTHSPYLESIIPDEHEVRLEGGRPCL is encoded by the coding sequence ATGAAAATCAAATACGCTGACATTACCAATTTTAAAGGGCTGAGACATTGCCATATCGACTTTACCGACTATGACAAGCCTCGGCAGATAACTGCTTTGCTTGGAGATAACGGATCGGGCAAGACCACGGTTTTGCAGGCCATCGGACTGGTTTTATCCATGGCGGCTCGAAGGACGCCCTCGACGGATGCTTTCCAATGGCACGGCTTTCTGGCGGACAGAATAGGCTCGCTTGGCAAGACCAGGGTGGAGCTTTCCATTGACTTTGATCAAACGGAAACTTCTACAATATCGAAACTAAGCTATGAATATTCACAGTTGTTTCCACCTAATCATGATTCGGATTTTTTTCCGCACCTGCCTTCCGGCGCCCCAAACATCAAATTAGTACTTGAAGATGGAGTTCTAAGCAGTCCTGAAGGGCCTGCAGCGATAAATGCGTTCGCTGGACGTTACACTATTGAAAAGCTATCTAAGGCACGGCCTGAGTTCCGAAAAGAGTATACCAAACTCGGCAGCATCTTCTGGTTTGACCAAATGCGCAGCCTGGGCCAGTCTCTATCTTCTGCAAACGGCGCAGAAAAGCCTGAATACGCCGAATCCTGGCAAATGGGCGTGGAGCAGTTACGGGAATACCTGGTTGGATGGTGGGCGCATCACACCACTTCGGAGAAAAAGGAAGGCGCCAAGGACTACATTCCGGCCTTGAGCGAAAAGTTCAACATGATTTTTCCTGGAGTACGGTTTAAAGGGGTTTCTCCGAGAGGCTCCGGCTCCGGCAGGATTTCAGACTTCTTCTTTCTTTTGGAACGGGAAGGCAAAACCTTTGACATTGCTGAGATGTCTTCCGGCGAGCAGGCGGTTTTCCCCCTGATCTACGAATTTGTCCGGCTGGATATCGCCAAGTCCATTGTTCTCATTGATGAACTAGAGCTCCATCTCCACCCGCCCCAGCAGCAGGCCTTGCTTGCCGCCTTGCCGAAGATCGGACCGGACTGCCAATATATCATCACCACCCACTCACCCTATCTGGAGAGCATCATCCCGGATGAACACGAAGTACGGCTTGAAGGAGGCCGGCCATGCCTGTGA